One Meiothermus sp. Pnk-1 DNA segment encodes these proteins:
- a CDS encoding amino acid permease: protein MPFTAGLRLKEGRMRQDESSAHHEDVKRLHELGYAQVLRRQMRSFSNFAVSFTIISVLSGCLTLFGYGMNTGGPVVMTLGWPLVGLLVTFVGLAMAEVCSSYPTAGGLYFWSAKLARKNPAAWSWFTGWFNLLGEVAVTAGIDFGLAYSIGALLYLTTGLNPTPPVIITIYGLVLLTHALLNTLGIRLVALLNDVSVWWHVLGVVIIVAAVMLGAPRLNSPEWVFTHFVNNTGFASGLYVFLLGLLLAQYTFTGYDASAHMAEETVNAAVAAPRGIVNSILVSLVAGWVLLIGLNFAIQDYKAVLGTATGVPPVQIFIDAVGKTGGILLLLIVIGAQFFCGMSSVTANSRMLYAFSRDGAVPGAQLWHKINPKTRTPTNSIWFCVVFSFILGLPYLWNATAYAAVTSIAVIGLYIAYIIPVYLRVRAGNSFQRGPWHLGRWSLIVGWIAVVWVAFISVLFCLPQVSPITWSTFNYAPVAVAVVLAFSGGWWLLSARRWFKGPKVQGTPEELAAIERELENLGKAAPASSSTD, encoded by the coding sequence ATGCCGTTTACCGCTGGCTTGCGGCTCAAGGAGGGACGGATGCGCCAGGACGAATCTTCAGCCCACCATGAGGACGTGAAGCGCCTGCACGAGTTGGGGTACGCCCAGGTCCTGCGCCGACAGATGAGGTCGTTTTCCAACTTCGCCGTCTCCTTCACCATCATCTCGGTGCTCTCGGGCTGCTTGACCCTGTTCGGCTACGGCATGAACACCGGCGGGCCGGTGGTGATGACCCTGGGCTGGCCGCTGGTGGGGCTGCTGGTGACCTTCGTGGGCCTGGCCATGGCCGAGGTGTGCTCGAGCTATCCGACTGCCGGCGGGCTGTACTTCTGGTCGGCCAAGCTGGCCCGCAAAAACCCCGCGGCCTGGAGTTGGTTCACCGGCTGGTTCAACCTGCTGGGCGAGGTGGCGGTGACGGCGGGGATTGACTTCGGGCTAGCCTATTCCATCGGGGCCTTGCTCTACTTGACCACCGGACTCAACCCCACCCCACCGGTCATCATCACCATCTACGGCCTGGTGTTACTGACCCACGCGCTGCTCAATACCTTGGGAATCCGCTTGGTGGCACTGCTCAACGACGTGAGCGTTTGGTGGCATGTGCTGGGAGTGGTCATCATCGTGGCCGCGGTGATGCTTGGAGCTCCCCGTTTGAACTCCCCCGAATGGGTATTTACCCACTTCGTCAACAACACTGGCTTCGCTTCGGGCTTATATGTGTTCCTGCTGGGCTTGCTCTTGGCCCAATACACCTTTACCGGCTACGACGCTTCGGCCCACATGGCCGAGGAAACGGTCAACGCCGCGGTGGCCGCTCCCCGCGGCATCGTCAACTCCATCCTGGTCTCCTTGGTAGCGGGCTGGGTCTTGCTGATCGGTCTGAACTTTGCCATCCAGGACTATAAAGCCGTGCTAGGCACCGCCACCGGGGTACCTCCGGTACAGATCTTTATCGACGCGGTGGGCAAAACCGGCGGGATACTGCTCCTGCTTATCGTAATCGGGGCACAGTTTTTCTGCGGTATGTCCAGCGTGACCGCCAACAGCCGTATGCTCTACGCCTTCTCCCGCGACGGGGCCGTGCCAGGAGCCCAGCTGTGGCACAAGATCAACCCCAAAACCCGCACCCCTACCAACTCCATCTGGTTTTGCGTGGTATTCTCCTTTATCCTGGGCCTTCCCTACCTCTGGAACGCCACCGCCTACGCCGCGGTGACCTCCATCGCGGTGATTGGCCTGTACATCGCCTACATCATCCCGGTCTATCTGCGGGTGCGGGCTGGCAATAGCTTCCAGCGCGGACCCTGGCACCTGGGACGTTGGAGCTTGATAGTGGGCTGGATCGCGGTGGTCTGGGTGGCCTTTATCTCGGTGTTGTTCTGCTTGCCCCAGGTCAGCCCCATCACCTGGAGCACCTTCAATTATGCCCCTGTAGCGGTGGCGGTGGTGCTGGCTTTTTCGGGAGGGTGGTGGTTGCTCTCGGCCCGTCGCTGGTTTAAGGGGCCCAAGGTGCAGGGCACTCCCGAGGAACTCGCGGCTATAGAGCGCGAGCTCGAGAATCTGGGCAAGGCCGCCCCGGCAAGCTCGAGTACGGATTGA
- a CDS encoding PLP-dependent aminotransferase family protein: MSAGLAMLEPKSRPDLKLNRRHPQALYRQIAEQIKTRIASGELPGGARLPPIRTLAAELGVTRLTVQNAYRELQAEGLVEATVGRGTFVGAETHPSLLHLHLGERLTPMGVLHDVHKVQQVRGVRNLALASPDPHLFPTEEFWASLEALHPQGSEVFQYGPVIGDPHLRLAISGMLAQRGLEVSAEEVLITVGGLQGLALTARMLCQPGDEVIIEQPTYLGFLNILHTLKLRPLPVPLDEEGPSLRHLEALLKKHRPRFYYTLPNFHNPTGMCFTPERRQALVDLAVRYGLTLVEDDTYAHLAYDMPPPLPLRALDRSHVLYLSSFSKVLMPGLRIGFVLAPPRLLEGLLALHSASDICGPPLLLQRATARFIQQGSLERHLRKVVPVYRERRDVLLDALRAHMPGAVRWTRPKGGFSCWLSLPAYFPPGALYQAALRRGVAITPGEAFLTQTQHFTHVRLCFGYQGLEALREGVAQLGQLLHEQSARLTQITEVP, from the coding sequence TTGAGCGCAGGACTGGCGATGCTCGAGCCCAAATCCCGCCCCGATCTAAAGCTCAACCGGCGCCACCCCCAGGCCCTGTATCGGCAGATCGCCGAGCAGATCAAGACCCGCATCGCCAGCGGAGAGCTGCCCGGAGGAGCCCGCTTGCCGCCCATCCGTACGCTGGCCGCCGAGCTTGGGGTCACCCGCTTGACGGTACAAAACGCCTACCGCGAGCTCCAAGCCGAAGGTCTGGTAGAGGCCACGGTAGGGCGGGGAACCTTTGTAGGAGCAGAAACCCACCCCTCGCTGTTGCACTTGCACCTGGGCGAGCGGCTTACCCCGATGGGAGTCCTCCACGACGTACACAAGGTGCAGCAGGTACGCGGAGTGCGCAACCTGGCCCTGGCCAGCCCGGATCCTCACCTTTTCCCGACCGAGGAGTTCTGGGCGAGCCTGGAAGCATTGCACCCTCAGGGCAGCGAGGTATTTCAGTATGGGCCGGTGATCGGCGACCCGCACCTGCGCCTGGCCATCTCCGGGATGTTGGCGCAGCGGGGCCTGGAAGTGTCGGCCGAAGAGGTGCTGATCACGGTGGGAGGATTGCAGGGGCTGGCCCTGACCGCCCGGATGCTCTGTCAGCCAGGGGACGAGGTCATCATCGAACAACCTACCTATCTGGGCTTCCTCAACATCCTCCACACCCTGAAGCTGCGCCCGCTCCCGGTGCCGCTGGACGAGGAAGGCCCCTCCCTGCGCCACCTCGAGGCCCTGCTGAAAAAACACCGGCCACGCTTTTACTACACCCTACCCAACTTCCACAACCCCACCGGAATGTGCTTCACCCCCGAACGGCGCCAAGCGCTGGTGGATCTGGCCGTCCGCTATGGCCTGACGCTGGTGGAGGACGATACCTATGCCCACCTGGCCTACGATATGCCCCCGCCACTGCCGCTCCGGGCGCTGGACCGCTCCCACGTGCTCTATCTCTCCAGCTTCTCCAAGGTGCTGATGCCGGGGCTGCGAATCGGCTTTGTGCTGGCACCGCCCAGGCTGCTGGAGGGATTGCTGGCCCTGCACAGCGCCTCGGACATCTGCGGCCCACCGCTACTTTTGCAGCGGGCCACGGCCCGGTTTATCCAACAGGGGAGCCTCGAGCGCCACCTGCGCAAGGTGGTGCCCGTCTACCGCGAGCGCCGGGATGTCTTGCTCGATGCGCTCCGGGCCCATATGCCCGGGGCAGTACGGTGGACTCGGCCCAAGGGGGGCTTCTCCTGCTGGCTGAGCCTACCGGCCTATTTCCCTCCAGGAGCGCTATACCAGGCGGCTTTGCGCCGGGGAGTGGCGATCACCCCGGGAGAGGCCTTTCTGACCCAAACCCAGCACTTCACCCATGTGCGGCTATGTTTTGGCTACCAGGGCCTCGAGGCGCTACGCGAGGGAGTAGCCCAGCTTGGCCAGTTGCTACACGAACAGTCCGCCCGGCTTACCCAGATAACGGAGGTACCATGA
- a CDS encoding glutamine synthetase family protein has translation MSQPPKAQGLLSLEALAQQVQAGAIDTVIAAFPDHYGRLLGKRFDAEYFLEEVGEHGTHGCDYLLTTDMEMNPVPGYRFASWELGYGDFHLVPDLSTLRLASWLEKSAIVLCDLERESEGAVRVAPRALLKEQAGRMAELGYQALAASELEYYLFTTPYREAQAQGYRGLEPAGWYIEDYHLLQGSRVEEYTGAVRRHLKLSGIPVENSKGEWGLGQHEINVRYAEVLEMADRHVLYKQCMKEIADQMGLSVTFMAKFANGQAGSSSHLHLSLWRDGQNAFAGQGAEGSAVFRWFLAGWIAHAEEFMPFYAPTVNSYKRYEDGSWAPTRLAWSLDNRTAGFRVVGRGQSLRIECRLPGADCNPYLAFTAALASGLDGIRQRLEPPSAFRGDIYAAQHLPRVPYTLGEACQRFAQSPFVREMLGAEVQEHYAHFFHSEWQAYHRAVSDWERQRYFERI, from the coding sequence ATGAGTCAGCCACCCAAAGCCCAAGGTCTGCTCAGCCTCGAGGCCCTGGCCCAGCAGGTGCAAGCGGGAGCCATTGACACCGTGATCGCCGCGTTTCCCGATCACTACGGCCGCCTGCTGGGCAAGCGCTTCGATGCCGAGTACTTCCTCGAGGAGGTAGGCGAGCACGGCACCCACGGCTGCGACTACCTGCTCACCACCGATATGGAGATGAATCCGGTGCCGGGATACCGCTTCGCCAGCTGGGAGCTGGGGTATGGCGACTTTCACCTGGTGCCCGACCTCTCCACCTTGCGCCTGGCGAGCTGGCTGGAGAAGAGCGCCATCGTCCTGTGCGATCTCGAGCGCGAATCCGAAGGGGCGGTCCGGGTAGCCCCTCGCGCCTTGCTCAAGGAGCAGGCGGGGCGGATGGCAGAGTTGGGTTACCAAGCTCTGGCCGCCTCCGAGCTGGAGTACTACCTCTTCACCACCCCGTATCGGGAAGCCCAGGCCCAGGGGTATCGGGGGCTCGAGCCCGCCGGATGGTACATCGAGGACTATCACCTGCTGCAGGGCAGCCGGGTTGAAGAGTACACCGGCGCGGTACGCCGCCACCTCAAGCTCTCGGGAATCCCGGTGGAGAACTCCAAGGGAGAGTGGGGGCTGGGCCAGCACGAGATCAACGTGCGCTACGCCGAGGTGCTGGAGATGGCCGACCGCCACGTGCTGTACAAGCAGTGCATGAAGGAGATTGCCGACCAGATGGGGCTTTCGGTGACCTTCATGGCCAAATTCGCCAACGGCCAGGCCGGCTCCAGCAGCCACCTGCACCTGAGCCTCTGGCGGGATGGACAAAACGCCTTCGCCGGGCAGGGGGCCGAGGGCTCAGCAGTGTTTCGCTGGTTTCTAGCCGGTTGGATCGCCCACGCCGAAGAGTTCATGCCCTTCTATGCCCCTACCGTCAACTCCTACAAGCGCTACGAGGATGGCTCCTGGGCCCCCACCCGCCTGGCCTGGAGCCTCGACAACCGCACCGCCGGTTTCCGGGTGGTGGGCCGGGGCCAGAGCCTGCGCATCGAGTGCCGCCTTCCCGGGGCCGACTGCAACCCTTACCTGGCCTTCACCGCAGCCCTGGCTTCCGGCCTGGACGGTATCCGTCAGCGCCTCGAGCCCCCTTCTGCCTTCCGCGGAGACATCTACGCGGCCCAACACCTGCCGCGGGTTCCTTACACCCTGGGGGAAGCCTGCCAGCGCTTTGCCCAAAGCCCGTTTGTGCGCGAGATGTTGGGCGCTGAGGTACAGGAGCACTACGCGCACTTTTTTCACAGCGAATGGCAGGCTTACCACCGAGCCGTGAGCGACTGGGAGCGGCAACGTTACTTCGAGCGTATCTAA
- a CDS encoding glucose 1-dehydrogenase produces MRLRDKVALITGVGSGIGRASALLFAREGAKIVGVDLNPETGERACQEIRESGGQALFVQADVSRAPDAERMVKAAEERFGRLDILFNNAGISHAQDDDAVHTAEEVWDLTFQVNVKGVFLGCKYGIPALRRAGGGSVINTASFVALLGAATPQLAYTASKGAVLAMSRELAVIHAREGIRVNALCPGPLETELLMKYLDTPEKRQRRLVHIPMGRFGQAKEIAQAALYLASDESSFVTGSTFLVDGGITAAYVTPE; encoded by the coding sequence ATGCGACTGCGTGACAAAGTGGCCCTGATCACCGGGGTAGGCAGCGGCATTGGCCGCGCATCGGCCCTGCTGTTCGCCCGGGAGGGGGCCAAGATAGTGGGGGTGGATCTCAACCCGGAAACCGGGGAAAGAGCCTGCCAGGAGATCCGCGAGTCCGGAGGGCAGGCCCTCTTCGTCCAGGCCGATGTCTCCCGGGCCCCTGACGCCGAGCGCATGGTCAAGGCTGCCGAGGAGCGCTTTGGCCGACTGGATATCCTGTTCAACAACGCCGGAATCTCCCATGCCCAAGACGACGACGCCGTTCATACCGCCGAGGAGGTGTGGGATCTGACCTTCCAGGTCAACGTCAAGGGCGTGTTCTTAGGATGCAAGTATGGCATTCCCGCGTTGCGGCGGGCGGGAGGGGGCTCGGTGATCAACACCGCTTCCTTTGTGGCCCTGTTGGGCGCCGCCACTCCGCAGCTGGCCTATACCGCCAGCAAGGGAGCCGTGCTGGCGATGAGCCGAGAGCTGGCGGTGATCCACGCCCGCGAGGGCATCCGGGTCAATGCTCTGTGCCCCGGCCCCTTAGAGACCGAGCTGCTGATGAAGTACCTCGACACCCCAGAAAAGCGCCAGCGGCGCTTGGTACACATCCCCATGGGCCGCTTTGGCCAGGCTAAGGAGATTGCCCAAGCCGCGCTTTATCTGGCCTCCGATGAGTCCTCCTTCGTTACCGGCAGCACTTTCTTGGTTGACGGCGGCATCACCGCCGCATACGTAACCCCGGAGTGA
- a CDS encoding aldehyde dehydrogenase family protein, with protein MAEIQLTITPVDGSVYVERPLATPAEVERRLEVAVQAQRRWRSVPLSERAEICSRMVESLTRRADHLALELTWQMGRPVRYTPKEILGGFAERARYMIAAAHTALADLPAEPREGFVRFIRREPLGVVLVLAPWNYPYLTSVNTVIPAIMAGNSVVLKHSAQTPLVAERYAEAFAEAGLPEGVFQYLHLSHPQVAQLIADPRIAFVAFTGSVEGGRAVQQAASHRFIGLGLELGGKDPAYVRADADLSFSLENLVDGAMFNSGQSCCGVKRIYVHHSRFEEFVEGFVALTLQYRLGNPLEPETTLGPLVRSSAAEAIRAQVAEAVSQGAQALIDPRKFPADAPGTPYLAPQVLIRVNHRMRIMREETFGPVVGIMPVQGDQEALKLMNDSPYGLTASIWSRDLEAALRLGEQLETGTCFQNRCDYLDPALAWTGVKDSGKGCTLSVVGYEQLTRPKSFHMRALRSKYLTEGFSP; from the coding sequence GTGGCCGAGATCCAGCTGACCATCACCCCCGTAGACGGCAGCGTGTATGTGGAGCGCCCCCTGGCCACACCAGCAGAGGTCGAACGCCGCCTCGAGGTCGCAGTCCAAGCCCAGCGCCGCTGGCGCAGCGTCCCCTTGAGCGAACGGGCCGAAATCTGCAGCCGCATGGTGGAGTCCCTGACCCGCCGGGCCGACCACCTGGCCCTCGAGCTCACCTGGCAGATGGGCCGCCCGGTGCGCTACACCCCTAAAGAGATCCTGGGGGGCTTTGCCGAGCGGGCTCGCTACATGATCGCCGCCGCTCATACCGCCCTAGCCGACCTACCCGCTGAGCCCAGAGAGGGCTTTGTGCGTTTTATCCGGCGGGAACCTTTGGGGGTGGTGCTGGTGCTGGCTCCCTGGAACTACCCTTACCTGACCTCGGTCAACACGGTGATCCCCGCCATCATGGCCGGCAACAGCGTGGTGCTCAAACACTCCGCCCAGACCCCCCTGGTGGCCGAGCGCTACGCGGAGGCTTTTGCCGAGGCCGGCTTACCCGAGGGAGTGTTCCAGTACCTTCACCTGAGCCATCCGCAAGTAGCCCAGCTGATCGCCGATCCGCGCATCGCCTTCGTGGCTTTCACCGGATCGGTGGAAGGAGGTAGGGCTGTGCAACAAGCCGCCAGCCACCGCTTTATCGGGCTGGGCCTCGAGCTCGGCGGCAAGGACCCCGCTTACGTGCGGGCCGATGCCGACTTGAGCTTCAGCCTGGAAAACCTGGTGGACGGCGCCATGTTCAACTCTGGGCAAAGCTGCTGTGGGGTCAAGCGCATCTATGTCCATCACAGCCGCTTCGAAGAGTTCGTGGAGGGCTTCGTAGCCCTCACCTTACAGTATCGCCTGGGCAATCCCCTCGAGCCCGAAACTACCTTAGGACCTCTGGTGCGCAGCAGCGCCGCTGAAGCTATCCGGGCGCAGGTAGCCGAAGCCGTGAGCCAGGGCGCCCAGGCCCTCATCGATCCTAGAAAATTCCCCGCCGACGCGCCGGGCACGCCTTATCTGGCTCCCCAGGTGCTAATCCGGGTGAACCACCGTATGCGGATTATGCGCGAGGAGACCTTCGGCCCCGTAGTCGGGATCATGCCGGTACAGGGGGACCAGGAAGCCCTAAAGCTGATGAACGACTCTCCTTACGGGCTCACTGCCTCGATCTGGAGCCGAGACCTCGAGGCTGCGCTGCGCCTGGGGGAGCAGCTCGAGACCGGAACCTGCTTCCAGAACCGCTGTGACTATCTGGATCCGGCTCTGGCCTGGACTGGGGTGAAGGATTCCGGAAAGGGATGCACCCTCTCGGTGGTCGGCTATGAGCAGCTAACCCGACCCAAGTCATTCCACATGCGTGCCCTTCGCTCTAAGTACCTCACGGAAGGCTTCTCCCCTTAG
- a CDS encoding gluconokinase, producing the protein MALEGGVKARVVIVMGVSGSGKTTLGRALAQRLGWDFADADDYHSQGNRDKMRRGEPLNDADREPWLLRLRALIEEHLAKGKPLVLACSALKERYRAILSEGLESVRFVFLHGDPHLIAVRMQQREHFMPVNLLKSQLETLEPPREAIWIDVRDPLPASVRKVLQELHR; encoded by the coding sequence ATGGCCTTGGAAGGTGGGGTAAAAGCTCGAGTGGTCATCGTGATGGGGGTTTCAGGATCGGGCAAGACCACCCTGGGGAGAGCCCTCGCCCAGCGCTTGGGCTGGGATTTTGCTGATGCCGACGATTATCACTCCCAGGGCAACCGGGACAAAATGCGTCGGGGTGAGCCGCTCAACGATGCCGATCGCGAGCCTTGGCTGCTCCGCTTACGGGCCCTAATCGAGGAGCATCTGGCTAAGGGCAAGCCGCTGGTACTGGCCTGCTCGGCCTTAAAAGAACGCTACCGGGCCATACTGAGCGAGGGCTTGGAAAGCGTTCGGTTTGTCTTTCTACACGGGGATCCTCACCTAATCGCTGTACGGATGCAGCAACGGGAGCACTTTATGCCGGTGAATCTGCTAAAAAGCCAGCTGGAAACCCTCGAGCCCCCTCGAGAAGCTATCTGGATCGACGTCAGAGATCCGCTTCCGGCGAGCGTACGAAAAGTGCTTCAGGAACTCCACCGATAG
- a CDS encoding zinc-binding dehydrogenase yields MRALFLDRPGVMRLGEFQETQPVEGRLRLRVQAVSVCGSDIHYYKEGRIGSAIAEEPFVLGHEFSAVVDDPDGERWGLPPSTLVAVDPAEPCGECEWCSQGYANLCPHVRFAGSAPVAGALREYYYAKPSSLFPLPEGFDATAAALLEPLGVAIHGVDLAKIRLGDTVAVVGAGAIGLYLLQVARLAGAFKVLALEPLAYRRELALRLGADAAYVQPEALLEATAGRGADVVLEATDSPEGPETACAVARIGGTVVLVGIPDGDRFTLTASMVRRKGLTLKLSRRMGHVYPRAIQMVASQKVNLKAVATHHFPLEQGAQAFALQAHRTEGVIKTVIHIDPASR; encoded by the coding sequence ATGCGGGCTTTGTTCTTAGACCGACCGGGAGTTATGCGGCTGGGAGAGTTTCAGGAAACCCAGCCCGTTGAAGGGCGCTTACGGCTGCGGGTGCAGGCAGTGAGCGTGTGCGGATCCGACATTCACTACTACAAAGAAGGGCGCATCGGCAGCGCTATAGCAGAGGAACCCTTTGTGCTAGGGCATGAGTTCTCCGCCGTGGTAGACGATCCTGATGGAGAACGTTGGGGGCTACCCCCTAGCACGCTGGTGGCGGTAGACCCCGCTGAGCCTTGTGGCGAATGCGAGTGGTGCTCGCAAGGCTATGCCAACTTGTGTCCACACGTGCGCTTCGCTGGCTCGGCACCGGTAGCCGGAGCCTTGCGGGAATACTACTATGCCAAGCCAAGTTCGCTATTCCCTCTCCCGGAGGGTTTCGATGCTACGGCGGCAGCCCTGCTCGAGCCCCTCGGGGTGGCTATTCACGGGGTAGATTTGGCCAAAATTCGCCTGGGCGATACAGTAGCGGTGGTGGGAGCGGGAGCGATTGGCCTATACCTGCTCCAGGTAGCCCGGCTCGCTGGCGCCTTCAAAGTCCTGGCGCTAGAGCCGCTAGCCTATCGCCGCGAGCTGGCCTTGCGGCTTGGAGCCGATGCCGCGTACGTACAACCCGAAGCGCTGCTTGAAGCCACCGCCGGACGGGGAGCCGATGTGGTGCTGGAGGCTACGGATAGCCCAGAAGGCCCCGAAACCGCCTGCGCGGTGGCCCGTATCGGCGGAACGGTGGTACTGGTAGGAATTCCTGACGGAGACCGCTTTACCCTTACTGCTTCCATGGTGCGCCGCAAGGGCCTAACCCTCAAGCTCTCCCGCCGCATGGGACACGTGTACCCCCGGGCTATCCAGATGGTGGCTTCGCAAAAGGTTAACCTAAAAGCCGTCGCTACCCATCACTTTCCTCTCGAGCAAGGAGCGCAGGCCTTCGCTCTGCAAGCCCACCGCACCGAGGGCGTAATCAAGACGGTCATCCACATTGATCCGGCAAGCCGCTAA
- the araA gene encoding L-arabinose isomerase, with translation MVHLSKPELWFICGSQHLYGEGLLRQVETNAREIAQALNTSRQIPLEVKFKALLTTPEEIYRLAQEANAEPRCAGLILWMHTFSPAKMWIRGLSVLSKPFVHLHTQANRDLPWQTIDMDFMNLNQAAHGDREVGFLHTRMRLGRKVVVGHYADPEVQERLGVWARAAHAWHDLQGAKFARFGDNMREVAVTEGDKVAAEMRFGFSVNGYGVGDLVERVKAVSESAIDDLVEEYQEQYSVAGELKKGGSRHDALRYGARLELGLRSFLEEGGFKGFTDTFQDLHGLRQLPGLPIQRLMADGYGFGGEGDWKTAALVRAMKVMGDGLPGGTSFMEDYTYHLVPGQQRVLGAHMLEVCPSIAADKPRLEIHPLSIGGKEDPVRLIFDAPPGKAINASLVDLGNRFRLVVHEVKAVELPPLPKLPVARALWEVQPDFKTGIAAWIYAGGAHHTGYSYAVTAEMMEDFAEIAGIEVAVIDASTDLRSFKNELRQNDLYYTLAQGLRG, from the coding sequence ATGGTTCATTTATCCAAGCCGGAGCTTTGGTTTATTTGCGGTTCGCAGCATCTTTACGGGGAAGGGCTTTTGCGGCAAGTGGAGACCAATGCTCGAGAGATTGCGCAAGCTTTGAACACCTCGAGGCAGATCCCGCTCGAGGTAAAGTTCAAAGCCCTCCTCACTACGCCGGAGGAGATCTATCGGCTGGCCCAGGAGGCCAATGCTGAACCTCGTTGCGCGGGGCTGATCTTGTGGATGCATACCTTTTCTCCTGCCAAGATGTGGATTCGTGGATTGTCGGTATTGAGCAAGCCTTTTGTGCATCTGCATACCCAGGCTAACCGCGACTTGCCCTGGCAGACCATCGACATGGATTTTATGAACCTTAACCAAGCTGCCCATGGAGATCGCGAAGTGGGGTTCTTACACACCCGTATGCGTTTGGGACGCAAGGTGGTAGTGGGGCACTACGCCGATCCCGAGGTGCAGGAGCGGCTTGGTGTGTGGGCTCGAGCGGCCCATGCTTGGCACGATCTGCAAGGAGCCAAGTTTGCTCGTTTCGGTGACAACATGCGCGAGGTGGCGGTTACTGAGGGTGACAAGGTGGCAGCGGAGATGCGCTTTGGCTTTTCGGTCAACGGCTATGGAGTGGGCGATCTGGTAGAGCGGGTGAAGGCGGTCTCAGAGTCGGCGATTGACGATCTTGTAGAGGAGTACCAAGAGCAGTACAGCGTTGCTGGAGAGCTAAAAAAGGGCGGGTCACGACACGACGCCTTGCGCTACGGAGCCCGCCTCGAGCTGGGTTTGAGATCGTTTTTGGAAGAAGGCGGCTTCAAAGGCTTCACCGACACTTTTCAGGACCTGCACGGTCTCCGGCAGCTTCCCGGACTGCCCATCCAGCGCTTGATGGCTGACGGATATGGCTTTGGCGGAGAGGGCGACTGGAAAACCGCTGCCCTGGTGCGGGCTATGAAGGTGATGGGCGACGGCCTGCCGGGCGGGACTTCCTTCATGGAGGACTACACCTATCACCTCGTTCCAGGACAGCAGCGGGTGCTGGGGGCGCATATGCTCGAGGTCTGCCCCAGTATTGCCGCAGACAAGCCTAGGCTCGAGATTCATCCTTTAAGCATCGGAGGAAAAGAAGACCCGGTACGCCTGATATTTGACGCTCCTCCAGGTAAAGCCATCAATGCCTCGCTAGTAGATCTTGGTAACCGCTTTCGGCTGGTTGTTCATGAGGTCAAGGCGGTAGAGCTGCCCCCGTTGCCTAAACTGCCGGTGGCCCGTGCGCTTTGGGAAGTCCAGCCCGATTTCAAAACCGGTATTGCCGCTTGGATTTATGCGGGTGGAGCACACCATACCGGCTACAGCTACGCTGTCACCGCCGAGATGATGGAGGATTTTGCCGAGATTGCGGGGATTGAGGTGGCGGTTATTGACGCGAGCACCGACCTGCGGAGCTTCAAGAACGAGTTGCGGCAGAACGATTTGTACTATACATTGGCTCAGGGGTTACGGGGTTGA